From Streptomyces sp. NBC_01460, a single genomic window includes:
- a CDS encoding TetR/AcrR family transcriptional regulator — MEQKPARIRIVDAAHELMLRIGLARTTTKEIAKAAGCSEAALYKYFGSKEELFVTVLGERMPRLGPLLSDLEAGRGDLEQNLTEIARQAALFYEQTFPVLASLYAEPRLKQRHEAAMREMGTGPHKPIQGLDAYLRAEQQAGRVGPGADTYAAASLLLGACAQRAFAYEMGAAPQTLDDFAASLARTLLSGIS; from the coding sequence ATGGAGCAGAAGCCGGCCCGCATCCGGATCGTCGACGCGGCCCACGAGCTCATGCTCCGCATCGGCCTCGCGCGGACGACGACGAAGGAGATCGCCAAGGCCGCCGGCTGTTCCGAGGCGGCGCTGTACAAGTACTTCGGGAGCAAGGAGGAGCTCTTCGTGACCGTCCTCGGCGAACGCATGCCGAGGCTGGGCCCGCTCCTGAGCGATCTGGAGGCGGGCCGGGGCGACCTGGAGCAGAACCTCACCGAGATCGCCCGACAGGCGGCGCTCTTCTACGAGCAGACCTTCCCGGTGCTCGCCTCCCTCTACGCCGAGCCCCGGCTCAAGCAGCGCCACGAAGCGGCCATGCGGGAGATGGGCACCGGCCCCCACAAGCCGATCCAGGGGCTCGACGCCTATCTGCGCGCCGAACAGCAGGCGGGCCGCGTCGGCCCCGGCGCGGACACCTACGCCGCGGCCTCGCTGCTGCTGGGCGCCTGCGCCCAGCGCGCCTTCGCCTACGAGATGGGCGCCGCCCCGCAGACGCTGGACGACTTCGCCGCGTCCCTCGCGCGCACCCTGCTGAGCGGCATCAGCTAG
- a CDS encoding amidohydrolase family protein translates to MPDSPTDAPALLLGGARLADGRTVDVRIGGTRIEAVGTAGSLTARGTRLDLRGYLLLPAPAEPHAHADTALTGAAEGPASRRPEDVRRRATEAALLQLSHGATALRAHVRVGDVQGLGSLEGVLGARRSLRGLTELTAVAVPRLLTGVAGADGLAVLRDAVDMGADVIGGCPDLDPDPAGYTEAVLELAAATGRPVDLHTDGDDPARLARLAAMAGGLRPGVCLGPCAGLSRLPGDEAARTADRLAAAAVTVICLPQGGCSGSRLRGSPPVRLLRAAGVRVAAGSGALRDSANPVGRGDPLEAAYLLASQGGLGPGSAYEAVSAAARAALGLPGVRVEAGFPAELLAVRGDGLAGVLSLAYSRIVVHRGRVVARTSAVREYCDSEAAAALDLPRQGRADSGPGGGA, encoded by the coding sequence ATGCCCGACAGCCCTACCGACGCGCCCGCACTCCTCCTCGGCGGAGCCAGGCTCGCGGACGGGCGCACCGTCGACGTACGCATCGGCGGCACGCGGATCGAGGCGGTCGGCACGGCGGGCAGTCTCACCGCCCGGGGGACCCGCCTGGACCTGCGCGGGTACCTCCTGCTGCCCGCCCCCGCCGAGCCCCACGCCCACGCGGACACGGCGCTCACCGGCGCCGCGGAGGGCCCCGCGTCCCGCCGGCCCGAGGACGTCCGCCGCCGCGCCACGGAGGCCGCGCTGCTCCAGCTCAGCCACGGGGCCACCGCGCTGCGCGCCCACGTACGCGTCGGCGACGTCCAGGGACTCGGCTCCCTCGAAGGCGTCCTCGGGGCGCGCCGCTCCCTGCGCGGCCTCACGGAACTGACCGCCGTCGCGGTGCCCCGGCTCCTCACCGGCGTCGCGGGGGCCGACGGCCTCGCCGTGCTCCGTGACGCCGTCGACATGGGCGCGGACGTGATCGGCGGCTGCCCCGACCTCGACCCCGATCCGGCCGGCTACACCGAGGCGGTCCTGGAACTGGCCGCCGCCACGGGCCGGCCCGTGGACCTCCACACCGACGGTGACGACCCCGCCCGGCTCGCCCGGCTGGCCGCGATGGCCGGCGGGCTCCGTCCCGGTGTCTGCCTGGGCCCCTGTGCGGGTCTCTCGCGGCTTCCGGGCGACGAGGCGGCCCGCACCGCCGACCGGCTCGCCGCCGCCGCCGTGACGGTGATCTGCCTCCCCCAGGGCGGCTGCTCGGGCTCCCGGCTCCGCGGGAGCCCGCCCGTACGGCTGCTGAGGGCCGCCGGGGTGCGGGTGGCCGCCGGCAGCGGAGCCCTGCGCGACAGCGCCAACCCGGTCGGCCGCGGCGACCCCCTGGAGGCCGCCTACCTGCTCGCCTCCCAGGGCGGCCTCGGCCCCGGGTCCGCCTACGAGGCCGTCTCCGCCGCCGCGAGGGCGGCCCTGGGCCTTCCCGGGGTGCGCGTCGAGGCCGGCTTCCCCGCCGAGCTGCTGGCCGTGCGCGGGGACGGGCTGGCCGGGGTGCTCTCCCTCGCGTACAGCCGGATCGTGGTGCACCGGGGACGCGTGGTGGCGCGGACCAGCGCCGTACGTGAGTACTGCGACTCGGAGGCCGCGGCCGCCCTGGACCTCCCCCGTCAGGGACGCGCCGATTCCGGCCCCGGCGGCGGGGCTTGA
- a CDS encoding NAD(P)-dependent oxidoreductase, translated as MRLTVFGATGAVGQEIVRQALTAGHEVTAVVRDPARLPEGLRGAALHAVVPLGDTAAVRAAVAGRDAVLSGLGARGRKAGDVAERLTRQVTGAMEAEGVRRLLVVSAAPVGPEPADDPLLDRVVRRVIGAVLKEVYADLTRMEAALAAGATDWTSVRPPKLTNGPLTGTYRTVVGGTPRSGRSLARADVAHAMLALIDEPGAVKQGVGIAY; from the coding sequence ATGAGGCTCACAGTGTTCGGAGCGACGGGGGCCGTCGGCCAGGAGATCGTGCGGCAGGCGCTCACGGCGGGGCACGAGGTGACGGCCGTGGTCCGGGACCCCGCACGGCTTCCGGAGGGCCTGCGGGGCGCGGCTCTGCACGCGGTCGTGCCCCTGGGCGACACCGCCGCCGTGCGCGCGGCGGTCGCGGGGCGGGACGCGGTGCTCTCGGGGCTCGGGGCCCGGGGCCGGAAGGCCGGCGACGTGGCGGAGCGGCTGACCCGGCAGGTGACCGGGGCGATGGAGGCGGAGGGGGTGCGCCGGCTGCTCGTCGTCAGCGCGGCACCGGTCGGCCCGGAGCCCGCGGACGACCCCCTGCTGGACCGTGTGGTCCGCCGGGTGATCGGCGCGGTCCTCAAGGAGGTGTACGCGGATCTGACACGCATGGAGGCCGCGTTGGCCGCCGGCGCGACGGACTGGACGTCGGTGCGGCCGCCGAAGCTCACGAACGGCCCGCTGACGGGGACGTACCGGACGGTCGTGGGCGGCACCCCGCGCAGCGGACGGTCCCTCGCGCGGGCCGATGTGGCCCACGCGATGCTGGCGCTGATCGACGAGCCGGGCGCGGTGAAGCAGGGCGTGGGCATCGCCTACTGA
- a CDS encoding MaoC family dehydratase N-terminal domain-containing protein: protein MALDQSFVGRTYPPTPAYEVGREKIREFAEAVGDTNPAYVDPEAAKALGYSDVIAPPTFVFSITFKAAGQVVQDPQLGLDYSRVVHGDQKFAYARPVRAGDRLTVTSTIEAIKTMAGNDIVDIRGEVHDESGEYVVTAWTKLVARAAEEA, encoded by the coding sequence ATGGCGCTCGACCAGTCCTTCGTGGGGCGGACCTATCCGCCCACCCCGGCGTACGAGGTCGGCCGGGAGAAGATCCGGGAGTTCGCGGAAGCGGTGGGTGACACCAACCCCGCGTACGTGGACCCGGAGGCCGCCAAGGCTCTCGGGTACTCCGACGTGATCGCTCCTCCCACTTTTGTCTTCTCCATCACCTTCAAGGCCGCGGGCCAGGTCGTCCAGGACCCCCAGCTGGGCCTCGACTACAGCCGCGTGGTGCACGGTGACCAGAAGTTCGCCTACGCGCGTCCCGTCCGGGCGGGGGACCGGCTTACGGTCACCTCCACCATCGAGGCGATCAAGACGATGGCGGGCAACGACATCGTGGACATCCGCGGCGAGGTGCACGACGAGTCCGGCGAGTACGTGGTGACCGCGTGGACGAAGCTGGTGGCACGCGCCGCCGAGGAGGCGTGA
- a CDS encoding DedA family protein, with protein MHLTYAAAPQEPSGGIAGWATGLVETLGGPGAGLAIALENLFPPLPSEVILPLTGFAAGQGVLSLASALFWTTLGSVVGALVLYWIGAGFGRERMHALWAKLPLVKASDLVRTEEWFARHGTKAVFFGRMVPVFRSLISVPAGVERMPLPVFVTLTALGSLIWNSVLVMAGYWLGDRWESVGTYVGYASKAVLGLAVVAVVTYVVLRLRGNDRAQHRRSS; from the coding sequence ATGCATCTCACGTACGCGGCTGCACCGCAGGAGCCCTCGGGCGGCATCGCGGGCTGGGCCACCGGACTCGTCGAGACCCTGGGCGGCCCCGGAGCGGGCCTGGCCATCGCTCTGGAGAACCTCTTCCCCCCGCTGCCGAGCGAGGTGATCCTGCCGCTGACCGGCTTCGCCGCCGGGCAGGGAGTCCTCAGCCTGGCTTCGGCGCTGTTCTGGACCACGCTCGGCTCGGTCGTGGGAGCCCTGGTCCTCTACTGGATCGGCGCCGGCTTCGGCCGGGAGCGCATGCACGCCCTGTGGGCGAAGCTGCCGCTGGTGAAGGCCTCCGACCTGGTGCGCACGGAGGAGTGGTTCGCCCGGCACGGCACCAAGGCGGTCTTCTTCGGCCGCATGGTGCCGGTCTTCCGCAGCCTCATCTCCGTCCCCGCGGGCGTGGAGCGCATGCCCCTGCCCGTCTTCGTCACGCTGACGGCGCTCGGCAGCCTGATCTGGAACTCGGTTCTGGTGATGGCCGGATACTGGCTGGGCGACCGGTGGGAGTCGGTGGGGACGTACGTGGGCTACGCCTCCAAGGCGGTGCTCGGCCTGGCGGTCGTGGCCGTCGTGACGTACGTGGTCCTGCGGCTGCGCGGCAACGACCGCGCTCAGCACCGCCGCAGTTCGTGA
- a CDS encoding SDR family oxidoreductase, producing MRIVIAGGHGQIALRLERLLAARGDEAVGVIRNPEQREDLEAAGAEPVVLDLESASVEEVAEVLRGADAVVFAAGAGPDSGSARKDTVDRGAAVLFADAAERAGVRRYVVVSSMGADPGRSGDEVFDIYQRAKGEADAYVRSRSSLDWTILRPGMLTNDAGTGQVLLAASTGRGPVPRDDVAAVLAELLDTPATAGLTLELISGSKPVTVAVKDIAGN from the coding sequence ATGCGCATTGTCATTGCAGGTGGACATGGTCAGATCGCGCTGCGGCTGGAGCGGCTGCTCGCCGCGCGCGGTGACGAAGCGGTAGGTGTGATCCGCAACCCGGAGCAGCGGGAGGACCTGGAGGCGGCGGGCGCCGAGCCCGTGGTCCTCGACCTGGAGTCGGCCTCGGTCGAGGAGGTGGCGGAGGTCCTGCGAGGAGCGGACGCGGTGGTCTTCGCGGCCGGCGCGGGCCCCGACAGCGGCTCGGCGCGCAAGGACACGGTGGACCGGGGAGCGGCCGTGCTCTTCGCGGACGCCGCGGAGCGGGCGGGGGTGCGCCGCTACGTCGTGGTGTCCTCCATGGGCGCCGATCCCGGCCGCTCCGGCGACGAGGTCTTCGACATCTACCAGCGGGCCAAGGGCGAGGCGGACGCGTACGTGCGCTCCAGGAGCAGCCTGGACTGGACGATCCTGCGCCCCGGGATGCTCACGAACGACGCCGGCACCGGCCAGGTCCTGCTCGCCGCGTCGACGGGCCGCGGGCCGGTCCCGCGTGACGACGTGGCGGCGGTGCTGGCGGAACTGCTGGACACCCCCGCGACGGCGGGCCTGACGCTGGAGCTGATCAGCGGCTCCAAGCCGGTGACCGTGGCGGTGAAGGACATCGCGGGGAACTGA
- the rpmG gene encoding 50S ribosomal protein L33 — protein MAATDVRPKITLACVECKERNYITKKNRRNNPDRLEMKKHCPRCNSHTAHRETR, from the coding sequence GTGGCTGCCACCGACGTCCGCCCGAAGATCACGCTGGCCTGCGTGGAGTGCAAGGAGCGGAACTACATCACCAAGAAGAACCGGCGTAACAACCCGGACCGTCTTGAGATGAAGAAGCACTGCCCGCGCTGCAACTCACACACTGCGCACCGCGAAACGCGCTGA
- a CDS encoding adenosine deaminase, producing MERDVRLLPKAHLHLHFTGSMRPTTLLELADKYGVRLPEALTSGEPPQLRATDERGWFRFQRLYDIARSCLRSPEDIQRLVRETAMEDVADGSGWLEIQVDPTSYAPLLGGLIPAIEIILDAVDSAARETGLGIRVVIAANRMKHPLDARTLARLAVRYADRGVIGFGLSNDERRGMARDFDRAFAIAREGGLLAAPHGGELSGPSSVRDCLDDLDAGRIGHGVRAAEDPRLLRRLAERGVTCEVCPASNVALGVYEKPADVPLRTLFDAGVPMALGADDPLLFGSRLAAQYDLVRRHHAFTDEELAELARQSVRGSVAPVEVRERLLDGIDAWLAPAS from the coding sequence ATGGAGCGTGACGTACGGCTGTTGCCCAAGGCCCACCTGCACCTGCACTTCACCGGGTCGATGCGGCCGACGACCCTGCTCGAACTGGCGGACAAGTACGGGGTCCGCCTGCCCGAGGCGCTGACCAGCGGTGAGCCGCCCCAGCTGCGGGCGACCGACGAGCGCGGCTGGTTCCGCTTCCAGCGCCTCTACGACATCGCCCGGTCCTGCCTGCGCTCCCCCGAGGACATCCAGCGGCTGGTGCGCGAGACCGCGATGGAGGACGTCGCGGACGGTTCCGGGTGGCTGGAGATCCAGGTCGACCCCACCTCGTACGCCCCGCTGCTCGGCGGGCTCATCCCGGCCATCGAGATCATCCTGGACGCCGTGGACAGCGCGGCGAGGGAGACCGGGCTCGGGATCCGGGTGGTGATCGCCGCGAACCGCATGAAGCATCCGCTGGACGCCCGCACGCTGGCCCGGCTGGCCGTGCGCTACGCGGACCGGGGGGTCATCGGCTTCGGGCTCTCCAACGACGAACGGCGCGGCATGGCCCGCGACTTCGACCGCGCCTTCGCGATCGCCCGTGAGGGCGGTCTGCTCGCCGCGCCGCACGGCGGGGAGCTCTCGGGCCCCTCCAGCGTCCGGGACTGCCTGGACGACCTCGACGCGGGCCGGATCGGCCACGGCGTACGGGCGGCCGAGGACCCGAGGCTCCTGCGCCGGCTCGCGGAGCGCGGGGTGACCTGCGAGGTCTGCCCGGCGTCCAACGTGGCGCTCGGCGTCTACGAGAAGCCCGCGGACGTACCCCTGCGCACTCTGTTCGACGCCGGGGTGCCGATGGCGCTCGGTGCGGACGACCCGCTGCTCTTCGGTTCCCGGCTGGCCGCGCAGTACGACCTCGTACGCCGCCACCACGCCTTCACCGACGAGGAACTGGCCGAGCTGGCACGGCAGTCCGTGCGGGGATCGGTGGCGCCCGTCGAGGTGCGGGAGAGACTGCTGGACGGGATCGACGCGTGGCTGGCCCCGGCTAGCTGA
- a CDS encoding sensor histidine kinase — protein sequence MQGNPADLTTRHLLGPPGRKGSGTDDAEAGRTVSWWRRVRGTLLGCATALAGFLYVVLAGSVLGPFLLWPRTRARALRVFVAGARRQAELERKRRSSFFGDRFPEHYEASDRRVLRYLAARSYAGLLCALVIGLLGCGAVLAGLLTRGMLRGSLRWEELLVQAVLGGVLLFLDLQGLRSLLALDSRLARACFGPSEQELLRRRVDELAGSRAAAVRAVDAERRRIERDLHDGIQQRLVALAMLLGRARRGRDPGQADALLRQAHQEAGDVLAELREVAWRVYPSALDSLGLEEALGGVSERCSIPVRTEFDVRGPLPRPVETAAYFVVSESVTNAAKHAVATAVSVRVLLDRGVLTVCVQDNGKGGADPAGIGLSGLRSRVDALDGTLRVDSPEGGPTTVTAELPCA from the coding sequence GTGCAGGGGAATCCCGCGGACCTCACCACCCGTCACCTCCTGGGCCCGCCAGGGCGGAAGGGCTCCGGAACGGACGATGCCGAGGCCGGCCGGACCGTCTCCTGGTGGCGCCGTGTGCGGGGAACGCTCCTCGGCTGCGCGACGGCCCTGGCCGGATTCCTCTACGTCGTCCTCGCCGGAAGCGTTCTCGGCCCCTTCCTGCTGTGGCCGCGCACCCGGGCCCGCGCCCTCCGCGTCTTCGTGGCCGGAGCCCGACGGCAGGCGGAGCTGGAACGGAAGCGCAGGTCGTCCTTCTTCGGCGACCGCTTCCCGGAGCACTACGAGGCGTCCGACCGCAGGGTCCTCCGCTACCTGGCGGCCCGCAGCTACGCCGGGCTGTTGTGCGCCCTCGTGATCGGGCTGCTGGGTTGTGGTGCCGTCCTGGCGGGACTGCTCACGAGGGGGATGCTGCGGGGTTCGCTCCGGTGGGAGGAGCTGCTCGTGCAGGCCGTCCTCGGCGGTGTGCTGCTCTTCCTCGACCTCCAGGGGCTCCGCTCGCTCCTCGCTCTGGACTCCCGGCTCGCCCGCGCGTGCTTCGGCCCCTCCGAGCAGGAACTGTTGCGCCGGCGGGTCGACGAACTGGCCGGAAGCCGGGCGGCGGCCGTCCGGGCGGTGGACGCCGAGCGCCGGCGCATCGAGCGCGACCTCCACGACGGAATCCAGCAGCGGCTGGTTGCCCTGGCCATGCTGCTCGGCCGGGCCCGCAGGGGACGCGACCCGGGGCAGGCGGACGCGCTGCTGCGCCAGGCGCACCAGGAGGCGGGGGACGTCCTCGCGGAACTGCGCGAAGTGGCCTGGCGGGTCTACCCCTCGGCGCTCGACAGCCTGGGGCTGGAGGAGGCCCTGGGAGGGGTGTCCGAGCGGTGCTCGATCCCCGTCCGCACGGAGTTCGATGTCCGCGGGCCCCTGCCCCGGCCGGTGGAGACCGCCGCGTACTTCGTGGTGTCGGAGTCCGTGACCAACGCGGCCAAGCACGCGGTCGCCACGGCTGTGTCCGTGCGCGTGCTGCTCGACCGCGGAGTGCTCACGGTGTGCGTCCAGGACAACGGCAAGGGCGGCGCGGACCCCGCGGGCATCGGGCTGAGCGGTCTGCGCAGCCGGGTGGACGCGCTCGACGGCACTCTGCGCGTCGACAGCCCCGAGGGGGGACCGACCACGGTGACCGCGGAGCTTCCATGCGCCTGA
- a CDS encoding UDP-N-acetylmuramate dehydrogenase, with protein MQELHDAPLAPLTTFRLGGPAGRLLTATTDTEVIAAVREADDSGTPLLVIGGGSNLVIGDKGFDGTALRIATKGFALSGTTLELAAGEVWTDAVARTVEAGLAGIECLAGIPGSAGATPIQNVGAYGQEVSSVITEVVAYDRHTRETVTLPNEACGFSYRHSRFKAEPDRYVVLRVRFGLEDAGGRSAPLRYPETARAMGVEQGDRVPLASAGETVLRLRAGKGMVLDPEDHDTWSAGSFFTNPILDEAQHAAFLDRAAERLGADVTPPAFPAGDGRMKTSAAWLIDKAGFTKGYGTGPARISTKHTLALTNRGGATTEDLLALAREVVAGVHEAFGVTLVNEPVTVGVSL; from the coding sequence GTGCAGGAACTCCACGACGCCCCCCTCGCCCCCCTGACCACCTTCCGGCTCGGCGGCCCGGCCGGCCGCCTCCTGACGGCGACCACCGACACCGAGGTGATCGCCGCCGTACGCGAAGCCGACGACAGCGGCACCCCGCTCCTGGTCATCGGTGGCGGCTCCAACCTGGTCATCGGCGACAAGGGCTTCGACGGGACGGCCCTCCGCATCGCGACCAAGGGCTTCGCGCTCTCCGGTACGACGCTCGAGCTCGCCGCGGGCGAGGTCTGGACCGACGCCGTGGCCCGTACGGTCGAGGCGGGTCTGGCCGGGATCGAGTGCCTCGCCGGGATCCCCGGGTCCGCCGGGGCGACACCGATCCAGAACGTCGGCGCCTACGGGCAGGAGGTGTCCTCCGTCATCACCGAGGTCGTCGCCTACGACCGGCACACCCGGGAGACGGTCACCCTGCCGAACGAGGCCTGCGGCTTCTCCTACCGCCACAGCCGTTTCAAGGCCGAACCCGACCGGTACGTCGTCCTCCGCGTCCGGTTCGGGCTGGAGGACGCGGGCGGCCGGTCCGCGCCCCTGCGCTACCCGGAGACGGCCAGGGCCATGGGCGTCGAGCAGGGCGACCGCGTCCCCCTCGCCTCCGCCGGCGAGACCGTCCTGCGGCTGCGGGCGGGCAAGGGGATGGTGCTCGACCCGGAGGACCACGACACCTGGTCGGCCGGGTCCTTCTTCACCAACCCGATCCTCGACGAGGCGCAGCACGCGGCCTTCCTCGACCGCGCCGCCGAGCGCCTGGGCGCGGACGTCACGCCCCCGGCCTTCCCCGCGGGCGACGGGCGGATGAAGACCTCGGCCGCCTGGCTCATCGACAAGGCGGGCTTCACGAAGGGCTACGGCACGGGCCCCGCGCGCATCTCCACCAAGCACACGCTGGCCCTCACCAACCGGGGCGGGGCGACCACCGAGGACCTGCTGGCGCTGGCCCGCGAGGTCGTCGCAGGGGTCCACGAGGCCTTCGGGGTCACCCTCGTCAACGAGCCGGTGACGGTCGGCGTCAGCCTGTAG
- a CDS encoding MaoC family dehydratase: MTANIAYGAVEVGTELPARSFPVTRATLVQYAGASGDFNPIHWNEKFAKEVGLPDVIAHGMFTMAEAIRVVTDWTGDPGAVVEYGVRFTKPVVVPNDATGALIEVSGKVAAKLDDNLVRVDLTATSDGKKVLGMSRAVVRLG, encoded by the coding sequence ATGACGGCGAACATCGCCTACGGGGCGGTCGAGGTCGGCACGGAACTGCCGGCGCGGTCGTTCCCGGTGACCCGGGCGACGCTGGTGCAGTACGCGGGCGCCTCCGGTGACTTCAACCCGATCCACTGGAACGAGAAGTTCGCGAAGGAGGTCGGGCTGCCGGACGTCATCGCGCACGGCATGTTCACGATGGCCGAGGCGATCCGGGTGGTCACGGACTGGACCGGCGACCCGGGCGCGGTCGTCGAGTACGGGGTGCGGTTCACCAAGCCGGTCGTCGTGCCCAACGACGCCACCGGTGCGCTGATCGAGGTCAGCGGGAAGGTCGCCGCGAAGCTGGACGACAACCTGGTGCGGGTCGACCTGACCGCGACGAGCGACGGCAAGAAGGTCCTCGGCATGTCCCGCGCGGTCGTGCGGCTCGGCTGA